From the Pomacea canaliculata isolate SZHN2017 linkage group LG4, ASM307304v1, whole genome shotgun sequence genome, one window contains:
- the LOC112561528 gene encoding uncharacterized protein LOC112561528 — MAVSHSPRLTIVMLLALTCVATVTLGVCPVERGYVLCDNRCLKLYTIKQDYQTAKTRCEADGAHLFFFKSRDQDVPALQYLLDTRGEVLQGIAQGLWVGATDIEVEGQFVCGVTTPVCRQIPDSGPTLNRTTI; from the exons ATG GCCGTCTCACACTCACCTCGTCTCACAATCGTGATGCTACTGGCTCTCACCTGTGTGGCGACTGTCACCTTGG GTGTCTGTCCTGTGGAGAGAGGTTACGTGCTTTGTGACAATCGTTGTCTGAAGCTGTACACCATCAAGCAAGACTACCAGACTGCCAAAACGCGCTGTGAAGCTGATGGAGctcatctctttttcttcaagtcacgtgatcaggaCGTCCCGGCCTTGCAGTATCTGTTGGACACGAGGG GTGAAGTTCTCCAGGGTATAGCCCAAGGTTTATGGGTTGGAGCAACTGACATTGAAGTGGAGGGACAGTTTGTGTGTGGAGTGACAACTCCTGTGTGCCGACAAATACCGGACTCTGGGCCCACACTCAACCGGACAACTATTTGA
- the LOC112561204 gene encoding alpha-N-acetylgalactosamine-specific lectin-like isoform X2, with protein MPCPGVWTRVYIADAALCSDIPRSLLYEPRDQSEKYTRVQMAASHSPRLSIVMLLALTCVATVTLGGCPVERGYVLCDNRCLKLYTIKQDYQTARTRCEADGAHLFFFKSRDQDVPALQYLLDTRGEVLQGIAQGLWVGATDIEVEGQFVWSDNSCVPTNTGLWAHTQPDNYLNNEDCVVVGISSGIMLNDLPCSSRNGYVCQVDI; from the exons atgccatGTCCGGGAGTATGGACGAGAGTATATATTGCTGATGCCGCCCTGTGTTCAGACATTCCGAGGTCTCTCCTCTACGAACCACGTGATCAAAGCGAGAAGTACACACGAGTTCAGATG GCCGCCTCACACTCACCTCGTCTCTCAATCGTGATGCTACTGGCTCTCACCTGTGTGGCGACTGTCACCTTGG GTGGCTGTCCTGTGGAGAGAGGTTACGTGCTTTGTGACAATCGTTGTCTGAAGCTGTACACCATCAAGCAAGACTACCAAACTGCCAGAACGCGCTGTGAAGCTGATGGAGctcatctctttttcttcaagtcacgtgatcaggaTGTCCCGGCCTTGCAGTATCTGTTGGACACGAGGG GTGAAGTGCTCCAGGGTATAGCCCAAGGTTTATGGGTTGGAGCAACTGACATTGAAGTGGAGGGACAGTTTGTGTGGAGTGACAACTCCTGTGTGCCGACAAATACCGGACTCTGGGCCCACACTCAACCGGACAACTATTTGAACAACGAGGACTGTGTTGTAGTCGGCATCTCGAGCGGTATCATGCTCAACGACCTTCCCTGCTCGTCGAGAAATGGATATGTCTGTCAGGTTGACATATAG
- the LOC112561204 gene encoding C-type lectin mannose-binding isoform-like isoform X1: MPCPGVWTRVYIADAALCSDIPRSLLYEPRDQSEKYTRVQMAASHSPRLSIVMLLALTCVATVTLGKSIRNSGGCPVERGYVLCDNRCLKLYTIKQDYQTARTRCEADGAHLFFFKSRDQDVPALQYLLDTRGEVLQGIAQGLWVGATDIEVEGQFVWSDNSCVPTNTGLWAHTQPDNYLNNEDCVVVGISSGIMLNDLPCSSRNGYVCQVDI; the protein is encoded by the exons atgccatGTCCGGGAGTATGGACGAGAGTATATATTGCTGATGCCGCCCTGTGTTCAGACATTCCGAGGTCTCTCCTCTACGAACCACGTGATCAAAGCGAGAAGTACACACGAGTTCAGATG GCCGCCTCACACTCACCTCGTCTCTCAATCGTGATGCTACTGGCTCTCACCTGTGTGGCGACTGTCACCTTGGGCAAGTCCATTAGAAATTCAG GTGGCTGTCCTGTGGAGAGAGGTTACGTGCTTTGTGACAATCGTTGTCTGAAGCTGTACACCATCAAGCAAGACTACCAAACTGCCAGAACGCGCTGTGAAGCTGATGGAGctcatctctttttcttcaagtcacgtgatcaggaTGTCCCGGCCTTGCAGTATCTGTTGGACACGAGGG GTGAAGTGCTCCAGGGTATAGCCCAAGGTTTATGGGTTGGAGCAACTGACATTGAAGTGGAGGGACAGTTTGTGTGGAGTGACAACTCCTGTGTGCCGACAAATACCGGACTCTGGGCCCACACTCAACCGGACAACTATTTGAACAACGAGGACTGTGTTGTAGTCGGCATCTCGAGCGGTATCATGCTCAACGACCTTCCCTGCTCGTCGAGAAATGGATATGTCTGTCAGGTTGACATATAG
- the LOC112561205 gene encoding alpha-N-acetylgalactosamine-specific lectin-like has protein sequence MPCPGVWTRVYIADAALCSDIPRSLLYEPRDHIEKYRRIDMAASRSPRLTIVMLLALTCVATVTLGGCPVERGYVLCDNRCLKLYTIKQDYQTAKTRCEADGAHLFFFKSRDQDVPALQYLLDTRGEVLQGIAQGLWVGATDIEVEGQFVWSDNSCVPTNTGLWAHTQPDNYLNNEDCVVVGISSGIMLNDLPCSSRNGYVCQVDI, from the exons atgccatGTCCGGGAGTATGGACGAGAGTATATATTGCTGATGCCGCCCTGTGTTCAGACATTCCGAGGTCTCTCCTCTACGAACCACGTGATCACATCGAGAAGTACAGACGTATCGATATG GCCGCCTCACGCTCACCTCGTCTCACAATCGTGATGCTACTGGCTCTCACCTGTGTGGCGACTGTCACCTTGG GTGGCTGTCCTGTGGAGAGAGGTTACGTGCTTTGTGACAATCGTTGTCTGAAGCTGTACACCATCAAGCAGGACTACCAGACTGCCAAAACGCGCTGTGAAGCTGATGGAGctcatctctttttcttcaagtcacgtgatcaggaCGTCCCGGCCTTGCAGTATCTGTTGGACACGAGGG GTGAAGTTCTCCAGGGTATAGCCCAAGGTTTATGGGTTGGAGCAACTGACATTGAAGTGGAGGGACAGTTTGTGTGGAGTGACAACTCCTGTGTGCCGACAAATACCGGACTCTGGGCCCACACTCAACCGGACAACTATTTGAACAACGAGGACTGTGTTGTAGTCGGCATCTCGAGCGGTATCATGCTCAACGACCTTCCCTGCTCGTCGAGAAATGGATATGTCTGTCAGGTTGACATATAG